The DNA region ACCAAACATGGTCATCACTGCCTTCTCTCCTTTTCCAAACAACCAAACACTGACAAACTGAGTTTTCTTCTCCAGAAAAATGTTGAAACTTGAAGCATCTAACCCTTCATTGTTCACTTCCTTTTACTTTTAATAGTGAATCATGAAAGTCACAATGAAAACAACAAcagaatataaaaaaatatgtcatGAACTACTATATAAGAGCACAATATGTTGACCCTCATGCTAATTACAAAAGCAAGAATTTATAGACACAATCCAAATTTCAAAGAAAGACACCCATCATGTACTTCAGAGACATTCATTGCAAATATCATTTTATTTGGAAAATAAATGTCATAATATGAACATTGTAATTGAAAAGGTACCCATAATGTTCAGTCCAGCTTCCTTAATAAATATGCAACTTGAACTTCCTTTGTCAATGGCATAATCCAATCACTATATAGATCAGCAACCAAGCTTGGATTAATTTTGTACACTGGCTCAGTACGATGTTCCTTCATATTTACAACCACTTCTTGCCCATAAGTCTTTGCCTTCATCTCTACTCTCCTTTTAATTGCCTCTTCAACTTCAGGATATGTTAACAGGTCCATCAACTTATCCTTGTCCTGCAAAGTCATGTCAACAAGACATAGTTGATGATATGAATAGCTtgcagaaaaatgaaaataaaaactgagAGTGTCCCTTTGCAACATACAATGGTTTGCAAACTCAAACTAGTAAGCATGTCCATCAAAAACAGTACTATTAAAGGTTGACAATACAAAGATGAGATGAAAAATCTAGGTtgcagaaaaatgaaaataaaagctGGAAGTGTCCCTTTGCAATATACTATGGTTACAAACTCAAACTAGTAACCATGTCCGTCAGAATCAGTACTGTTAATCACAAACCAAATACATCCATGACCAAAAGCAATTAGTTGATTTACCATTGTTAATGTTGAACCTCCAAGAAAGTAAAAAAGAACAAGAATTGTATCGAAGTCTAGCCCCTCTAGCAAGTATTATTTTTACCTGTGCAATAATGGCAGCTTTGTAGTCATTCGGAGAAGCTCGAAATTTTGCCTCAGCAACAAATTTGCCATAATGGATCCTCTTTGATAGCGCCTGTAGTCACAAGAAATCATGAGTTTACAGTAATATAAGAAGTTATGAACCAGAATTTGCAATTACAAATCTCTACTTAGAGGGAGAGAATCCTTTTGAAAAGAAGGCATGCCAAACTTGCAAGCTGCAGTAATATGTATAAACCCTAGCTCATGTTCATATTAGGCAATAGGCTTATATCAGTAATGGGTATCAGCTTTCTGTTGcctttttttttggggggggggggggggggagggggtaTATATAACTGATTTTCtatgaaaatgaaaaccaatcactttaaatttttttttttatcactgCACAAGGCCTGTCCGTGTTGCAGAGCATGAGATGAACCTAAGCAAGAGTACATTGGTAGGAGAGCAAACCAGCTCCAAACGCTCCATAGATTGGGAAGATGTTATGCAGGAAGGACGAGAGATTTGTCACCAGATAGTACATGTTTtagtttctttaaaaaaaaacaaaaaacccaTTAACAAAATCCTGTTTTAAAGAAGAATCAGCTGTTATTATTCAGCATCAAAGTGAAATATTGTTTTGCAACTGTTTTAAGCAATATCAAACAAATCGATCTTAAATTCTTAATACATGTAAGAAATTAAACACCAAAGAGGACATGAAATGAGGACATGGATATATTCATATGTATACACAGTAACACTACATGCTTTGAGATCACTTAAAAATGAGCGAGTTTAACAATTGAAAATGCAAGGTAAAAAAAGCCCGAAAATCATTTCAACTGACAGATGAAATTTTAACTAAAGGAAACTAGTAGAGTGTACCTGCAAGCACATTACATCACACAAAGAAGAAGATCCAGAATTACCATCATCTCCTTCCTTGACTAGTTGTGGGATAAGGACTCTGAAGTATAAATCCCACACTTTAACATTTATATTAATTGACTCAGCAATAGGGTGCAATACCTATTCAGATATTACACAGAATTCAGTGATGAAACAATTAGTACAGGACCAATTCATACATTACATAGAAAGTCTGTGAAGAAGCAATTAGCACAGAAATGACTTAGCAGCACAACCGTTTATGTAACAGAGAGAGCTCATGATGGAAGAATTCTAGTAGGTATACAATGTGGCATTCAATTGAGTGTGTAAACTAATATTATGTGCATACGCAACAGAAAAATTATATGATTGATAGGACAAACTTGGTGAAGAATTAAGCTGTAATTTTTGAATTGACACGCAGAGTCGCAGACTGATTTTGCTTTCTCCTTTTTGAATACTGTAATTATTACTTTATATGTGTGTTTTGTGTTGAAATGGTCTAATGACCTATACATTCATAGAATGAGTGTATCCCTACTTGGAAtccattttttccttttcatgtaACCATGCTGTTTTCTTTTCACTATAATTGAAAAGGGAAAACTATCATTTCAAATTAATCAGAAAGGATCACATCCTGCACCCGCTTCCTACTTCTGAGGAATTTTATGTTAAATATTCATCTTTTTACATAGTATAATGTTTAAGCCAGTTTCcattcagtttttaaaataagtgaACAGAGAGAGTAGACAAGTTATCTTTACATCCACATAGCTAGTGTCACTACTAATTTTATGGATAGGAACTCCTTAACCTCTTCCCATGTTATAAACTCCTAAATAATGACTGAAAGCATAGTTCTATCTGTgtgaatataaaaaatttactgGCAAAACAAAATCCTAAGGGAACACCcttgatgattgttgaggaATATTATTTACCTGAGGGTATTGCAAAGGCGGTAACAATGGTTCAGGTAAGCCATCAGGAAAGAATGGATGCTCATCAGGGCTCTTGTATCTACCAACCTTCAGTGTAATGGAAATCCAATCAGAAAAATTGACATCTATATATTAGAACTTAGTACTTTcactttatctttttttttatataaaatttatgTGTAATCTTTGCTTTCCAGGCTTAGGTCCATACCTTAGCATGAAGCGTCTCAGTTTCCCTGACCATGTATTCTACTAATGAGCCATGAAATCCATCCATGGAGAAGGCATTAGGGTCATAAGTATCTTCATTGTAACAGTATTGTGCTCGCTCCAATAGGCTAAAGATTATGCTATCCTCTTGACGAATTAAAGAATGCCTTATATGATCAAGGGTCAAGTTTTCACTCTCATCAACCCTTTCCTTTGTTGGCACTGATCTACAGGACAGAAATAGGGTAACCTTAATATTTGATTGACCAATATAGAAAGCAAACAAGATAATGTCTTTCATATAAACAAATATTTGGCACTTGTAGATTTAAGGATGCAATACAAGAACATGAAACTGTACATCCAAAGCTGACAGcatgagtgtgaaatttgattGAAGTTAAAAGTCAGAATATCCTGCAATGAGCTATTACGAATTGGTACCCCTAGTATCGAATATATATCAATCAAGTACTATCTCTAGAGTGAAGAGACCCGATTATCAACAAAAAAACAGGCATGTACACCAGGAACAGTATAAACAACTAAAGAAACAAGCCTGATAAGAGTCTCTTGTTCATCCAAAAGTAATGCATTGTGTTTGGATTTAATGTTGATCAATATGGCATCAAAATAAAGCAAAGATAGACCAACTTTGTTAACATTACTGATCATGTATACATAATACCAAACAGAGTTGCATGGTCACTTTCCTCTTTGCTGACCTACCAATTTCCAAGGACTCTACCTTAAAGGGGAAGAACATAAAAGAGCAATACAAAATGGTAATTGATTCAATCAACAAACACTTCACAACTGCATGTATTCCaaaccataaaaacaaaaaccaGACATCAAGTATCAAATTTGAGAACCAAATCAGAAAGGCCAAAAATTCAATCTTTTTGGATGAAAAATTGATTCTATGAGAACCCCAGAATCGAAAATAAAACTATGCTCACCCTATTGAAGCCGCATGTGTACGAACAGAAAgattatttttttggaaaaaatcaGAAGTGGGGTGGAAGGGAAAAGAAGCTCTGCGAGTTGTGAGATCAAAAGCGCAGGAGGGTCTTGGAGACACTGAGAAGGTGGTGTTCAAAAGCTTAGCCTCCATTGAAAAGAGAGAGGAAGTGAATTGTGATGATTGAAGAAAAATGGGGAATGGAGAAGAAGCATATGAATATAGAGGCTTGACGGCGTGGTGGTTGGTAGGTGTAGGTGAGGAAGAAGAGTATTAGGTGGAGCTGAGGCTGATAGTCCACAAAACACAACCAGGAGAAAAAGGGTGGGTGTCACCAAACATGGGTTaacatttgttttgttttgttttgatgcACATGTTTTTCCATTGAGATATGACCAATTGATTTTCCACACAttagaaatttatttttatgttggTCTTACATGACATAATTTGATTGGATTTTGTAATAAAATTAGTTTATACTGACAATGCATTAGAATTAAACTTGTTTTTCATTCGAAACACGACGAGACTAGATGTATGAGGAGTTAGGGGGTGATAAAATGGGCTTTCATGCTTCATTGATCGAGTAGTTAGTTGGGTCGAGAGAccatctttttaatttttgagtGGTAAGTCTTAACTCAATTCATATTTGTTTATTTAGCGTGAGTGGTGATTGTTTTGTGGAGATGAACAATACTCATTAACTTAGATGCTTAAagtatttttgtaatttttattaaatttacttGTTTTTTGTACACAtcgaaataaattttaattaaaaattaccaATAATTGTGCCATGTCAATTCTAGTTTGCAACTAGGCAATGCCACCCGAGACAAATCCTTTAACGAGGACTAATCCCAGCATTTTCCTAAACACAAACCTAAAAgtcagtttttatttttggtttgagACAAAAATTGAACCATGTGACCAAAATGATGTTTAACCATTTTTTATTTCCTCTTTCATAATAGGTTTTTTCATCACTCCAACCTAATACCATGGGAAATCTTGTATCCGAACCAAGAACTCGTTAGTAGGTTAACAAagatttattttaagaaaaatgCTACGAACACTCACTTTAACATTCTCTTGTTAACGCTTTATCATTGGTTGATTGGAATTTATGTAAAGTCAATGACTCCACTTCTAATTTAGTGAGACTcacattaattttaataaattaatgaGAGAGTATTAAAAATAACGTGTTAAAAGAGTGTTGTTAGCACTTTTCTTTAAGCTCTATTGAGGTTGCACAAAAACTTTTTAAAGTTTATGGGAAAGGCATTGTTACCAATCAACCATAAGAAGCACATGACTTTTTTAGGAGCACAACTCTATCTAAATTAAGCTCCGCAGCCTCGAACACAGTCACTTATTGAGCTATATCCAGGTTAACCTACATAAATGTGACTTGCCTAGTTACGTTAGGTTAAATATTTCTTAACATTTTTACTTAGTAAATGGCATATGTAAAATTACTCTTTTACGAaattcattaaaatttaaatattttttttacattgaaaataTAAGTTACACCCTCTTAAAATTGACCCCTAATCCTTTCATTTAACTCATATGTCACTaatctcttaccacttgaactattaAAATAGATTAATGGATATATATCATCAGCCCAAAATTTTAACTACATATTAGAATATATCCTAACATTAAAATTCCGTATAATCTAAATCCTAAATAAATTAACTAGTTACCATAAAACACTTCGTGAAAGTAACTCCAAAACTTaccaattgaacaaggtaacttAAAACATGCTTTACTCACATGCCATGAACCAAATAACATCTAAAACCTGCACATGAATCAGCCAATTCATAAACaacacaaaaaataaattattgttttttctttcaacaaaaTGCCAAATCAATTCAAATACAAACAAGGAAAACATAAATTATCCTAAAGCTTTAACGGATCCACGCCCTCGTCTCCTCCTTTTGACCAATTCAGCTATCCAATTATGTATTTGAGTAAGGAGCCCTTGAAGTGATCCAACTCATCCTACCTCGTGTCCATAAGAGGACAATACATGTAACGCACtacatgcttttttttttttttgaaactggatAATATATTGAAATCAAAGCGCCATAGAGGCTAAAACATCCGAAGTCACCAAAAGGTCCAATTCCTGGGgaacctcctcaatccaaacaacgTTGGAAAATTTTGAGGAGTTCTTAGCCAAGAAATCAGCCACACTGTTACCGGAACGACGAACAAAAGAAAGCTCAAAACTAGTAAATAAAGAGACCATGTCTCGACAATCattcaagagagaaaataaataagaatccCCCGGCCTATTCTTCTTCCAAGCCTCAAAAAGTTGAAGACAATCCGTCTCTAAAACCACCCGGAAGAAACCAAGGTCCTTAGCCAAAGATACGCACCAACGGAATGCTAATGCTTCAGCCATAAGAGCAGAAGGTGCACTCATAAAACCAAGA from Lotus japonicus ecotype B-129 chromosome 2, LjGifu_v1.2 includes:
- the LOC130739408 gene encoding chorismate mutase 1, chloroplastic isoform X1, with the protein product MEAKLLNTTFSVSPRPSCAFDLTTRRASFPFHPTSDFFQKNNLSVRTHAASIGSVPTKERVDESENLTLDHIRHSLIRQEDSIIFSLLERAQYCYNEDTYDPNAFSMDGFHGSLVEYMVRETETLHAKVGRYKSPDEHPFFPDGLPEPLLPPLQYPQVLHPIAESININVKVWDLYFRVLIPQLVKEGDDGNSGSSSLCDVMCLQALSKRIHYGKFVAEAKFRASPNDYKAAIIAQDKDKLMDLLTYPEVEEAIKRRVEMKAKTYGQEVVVNMKEHRTEPVYKINPSLVADLYSDWIMPLTKEVQVAYLLRKLD
- the LOC130739408 gene encoding chorismate mutase 1, chloroplastic isoform X2, with protein sequence MYSFMFLSVPTKERVDESENLTLDHIRHSLIRQEDSIIFSLLERAQYCYNEDTYDPNAFSMDGFHGSLVEYMVRETETLHAKVGRYKSPDEHPFFPDGLPEPLLPPLQYPQVLHPIAESININVKVWDLYFRVLIPQLVKEGDDGNSGSSSLCDVMCLQALSKRIHYGKFVAEAKFRASPNDYKAAIIAQDKDKLMDLLTYPEVEEAIKRRVEMKAKTYGQEVVVNMKEHRTEPVYKINPSLVADLYSDWIMPLTKEVQVAYLLRKLD